TTCATTGATACAAACACCAATGGCTTTTTGCTCATAATCAAACAATATGATAGATGAAACCGCCTGTTCAAATTTACTGTCAATTTGAATGTGGAGTGTTATCAACAAATCATCCAGTCTTTTAATGAGTGGTATCTCCTCCTCAGAGTTGTTAACAGCCACTTTCAGGACTTTAATTTCGGAGTCATTTCTAACAAAATCTGTGTTTGTTCCCTTAAGACTACTATAATATTTATCAATTCCCTCCGAAACATCTGGTCCTTTGTACATCTCCCTACCTCCTTCCATCATCAGTATTTGGTTACAAAGTCGGGATACTAATTGCATGGAGTGAGAAACAAAAATCACAGCACAATGCTCTACAATATGGTCAATCAGGTTAAAGCATTTAAGTTTGAAGTTGAGGTCGCCCACAGCCAATACTTCATCTACCAAAAGTATATCTGGATCCATCTGTGCAGCTACGGAAAACCCCAGCCTTACCTTCATTCCGGAGCTATAGTTTTGCACTGGTGTATCAATAAAATCGCCAATTTCGGCAAAGTCCACAATGGAATCGAATTTTTTTTCAATCTCTTTTTTGCTAAACCCCAGCACAGCGCCGTTGTTGTAAATGTTTTCACGCCCGGTAAGAATGGGGTTGAAGCCTGTACCCAGCTCAATCAATGCACCAATGCGGCCTTTCATGGTAATACGTCCGGTGTCGGGTTTGATGAGTCCGTTCAGCATCTTTAACAGGGTGGACTTGCCGGCGCCGTTGTGGCCAATCAGGCCCAGGCACTCGCCACGCTTTAGCTCAAAACTTACATCGTTCACAGCCCAGAATTCGTGTTTGCGCAGTTCGGGCTTTTTGGCGTGTCCAAGCAGTTCAGTACCAATATCCTGCACACCATACCAGAGGGAACGTTTGAGGCGACGACAGAATTTCTTTGAAACGGATTCAACAGTGATGAGGGTTTCGGACATGAGGGTGAGGGTTAGATTGAGGTTGAGGGTTAGGTTGAGGTTGAGATTGAGGTTGAGGTTGAGGGGGCCTACTTAACCTTAACCTTAGCCTTTGCCTTTGGGGTTTAGGTTAAGGAGTTTATTAGTTTGTTGAGTTCGAAAATGAGATCGTTATATTCGGAAAAGTATTGATTGTTAAGAGATTAGTCGAAATAGCCAACGGCCAAACCGTAGAGTAAATGATTCTGGGTTTCAAAAGCTGATCCACGTGAAATGATGTAAAAGTAGGCTTTGTCTTTTTTTGTTCTTCTTCCATAACCTTCTGCAATATTTCCTGATGCACTGTTCGAGGATCGTCGTATTTGCGATGTCAAACCGTAATCTTCGGATCGTGGCAGGCTGGCTGTGAGTTGAAAAATCTTTATGGATAGTTCGTGAGCTTTCTGCCAGACGGGCATTTGGGTGAAGGAAGTGTACATGTTGAGGTTGAGGTTAAGGTTGAGGTTGAGGTTGAGGTTGAGATTGAGGTTGAGATTGAGGTTGAGATTGAGGTTGAGGTTGAGGTTGAGGGGACTATACCTTAACCTCAGCCTTAGCCTTCTTTACGATCCGATGCGTTCGATAATCATTGGCATAGCAAGGCGATAAATGACCAGGCTGATAATGAATAATAAGAAAAAAGCTGTAGTAAATATCCAGAAAAGGTGCATATCTTGAACTGGTTGGGCAGTGAACCAGTTGCGGGTTTGTGGTATTAGTGTCGCAAGTGGGTTTAGTTTCATGATCAGCCCGATTGTTCCGTCTTTGGGCGTGGGATAAACTACCGGTGTCAGGTACATAAAAAAGGGAAGAATTATCGCAAGTCCTTTATTGATATCGTGATAAAGCATGCCAAGTGGTGTGAGCGCCAGTCCGATTGAAAATCCGGTGATAGTGATGGCCAGGATTCCAATTGGAACCAGCAGTAAACTTCTTAGGCTGGCGGATTGCTCAAACCAGACATACATGACGGCAAGCAGAAACATTTTAATGGCAATGTTGAAGATCAGTTCATAAATTCCTGATAATAGCAGGCCTTCCCTGGGAATGTTTATTTTTGAAAGCATGGCTTTGTTGGCAGTAACTTCCTTTAAGGGGGCGAGTATAGATTCGCTGAAAATTTGCCAGAGTATTGTTCCAGTGAGCACAAAAATGGGATAGGATACGCCCGTATCGCCCATACTTACAACGTTGTTTCCGCGCAGAAAAATCCAAAGTGCGGCAGTGGCCAGTGGCGGGAAAAGCGCCCAGGCAAATCCAAACAGCGATTGCCGATAGAGGGCTTTCAGGTTTCGTTTGAAGAGCCGGAAGCCAAGCTCATGCGCCTGGGGCAGGTCATTGATCACACTTAGCAGATGCGCAAATATTGAGCGGTTAGATGCTTCGGCAGTGTAGATGGTTATTTTATGATTTGCTGACATAGAAATAAATTTTTCTTGTTCGGGGATTTTTGCTTGTTGTTTACCCCATGAAATGATATGTACGAGCTATTTCATGATAGTACAGTTCCGTGTTTTGGACGTTGAGCCTATCGGAAACGTCTGGTTTCGTTTTCCTTGTTCGGAGACTCCACTTAACCATCAATTAGTTGTTTGAATTCCTGCCAGTTGAGAACCTTCATTTTTTTGTGAGCGGCTTCTTTGATCAACAATTTGTCGCCGGGTACCAATGCAGTAGCTTTGCCGGTTTTGTATAAAGCAAAAAGAAAGTTGTCTTTTTTATCCGTAAATGCGTCAGGTACATTCTTTAGTTCAATCATCCGGCAAAACTTTATGTGAATAGGAACAAACTATGAAATATCATCTTCTGAAAGATATTTCCTGAATTTTTCTCTTTTCATCACACCATCAAGTTCTTCAACCAATTGGCGGCAAGTGATTATTTCAATTCCTTCTTCCAGGCATTTCCTGACAAGATGTTGGAGCTGTTTACCCAGCAGGTAGCTGATCCAAATATTGGTATCGAGGATGAATAGGTTATTGCTTTTCATCTCTTCTTTCCCTGTACTCTCTGACCTCTTCTGCAATTTCATCAATGCTGATGGGATTCTCAGGAATTTTCTCATCCAGTTTTCGTGCCCGAAACAGAAGGGTTTCTTTCTCAATCTCCTGTTCAATCCTTAGTTTGTCTTCTACTGTAAGCGATTGTACAAGCCTGAGTATGTCGTTGAAGGTAAAAGGAATATTGTAAGTGCGATTATAGGTTTGTGTACTCATAATAAACAGAATATGAAGTTTAGTCTAAATGATTTGGTGCTACAAATATAGACATATTTCTGATGGACTGAAGTTTACTTGAATTCAGGTTATTCCGTTGTGTCAATGCCTCAACTATTTGCCCGTTCTTTTCGATAGATTTCCCAGTGCCCGCCTTTGGCGGGGCCGATGCGTTTCAAAATGCCCATCTCTTTTAATTTAGCCATGTTTTCCTGCACCTTACGGTGTGAAATACCAATTTCTCTGGCAATCTCCATAGCAGTAATATGATTATCCCTCCTAACAAATTCTATGATTTGGTTTTCGGTTTTCGGAGAGGTTTTCTACGACCTTTTCTACGACCCTGGATTCTGTTTTTGTTGCTAATTTTCGATTTTCATATTTGATTTCCAAGAGGAAGACCTGTGTTCAAATGATACTCCAAAATAATCACTGTTCGTCTGTTAGCGCCCAGTAACCCTCTTTTCTACCCCCGGTTCTTTGGAGAAGTCCGTAATTTTTCAATTCTGA
The genomic region above belongs to Bacteroidales bacterium and contains:
- a CDS encoding ABC transporter ATP-binding protein, with product MSETLITVESVSKKFCRRLKRSLWYGVQDIGTELLGHAKKPELRKHEFWAVNDVSFELKRGECLGLIGHNGAGKSTLLKMLNGLIKPDTGRITMKGRIGALIELGTGFNPILTGRENIYNNGAVLGFSKKEIEKKFDSIVDFAEIGDFIDTPVQNYSSGMKVRLGFSVAAQMDPDILLVDEVLAVGDLNFKLKCFNLIDHIVEHCAVIFVSHSMQLVSRLCNQILMMEGGREMYKGPDVSEGIDKYYSSLKGTNTDFVRNDSEIKVLKVAVNNSEEEIPLIKRLDDLLITLHIQIDSKFEQAVSSIILFDYEQKAIGVCINEKPVNFVGEVVERKNGQTIIALNVKIPRINLSKGIYYITYTMAESARSKPIARLNNIKAFQVTSKRDVWPPLELEGIWH
- a CDS encoding putative toxin-antitoxin system toxin component, PIN family; the encoded protein is MKSNNLFILDTNIWISYLLGKQLQHLVRKCLEEGIEIITCRQLVEELDGVMKREKFRKYLSEDDIS
- a CDS encoding winged helix-turn-helix transcriptional regulator, whose product is MIEFVRRDNHITAMEIAREIGISHRKVQENMAKLKEMGILKRIGPAKGGHWEIYRKERANS
- a CDS encoding ABC transporter permease: MSANHKITIYTAEASNRSIFAHLLSVINDLPQAHELGFRLFKRNLKALYRQSLFGFAWALFPPLATAALWIFLRGNNVVSMGDTGVSYPIFVLTGTILWQIFSESILAPLKEVTANKAMLSKINIPREGLLLSGIYELIFNIAIKMFLLAVMYVWFEQSASLRSLLLVPIGILAITITGFSIGLALTPLGMLYHDINKGLAIILPFFMYLTPVVYPTPKDGTIGLIMKLNPLATLIPQTRNWFTAQPVQDMHLFWIFTTAFFLLFIISLVIYRLAMPMIIERIGS